A genomic segment from Triticum dicoccoides isolate Atlit2015 ecotype Zavitan chromosome 1A, WEW_v2.0, whole genome shotgun sequence encodes:
- the LOC119358766 gene encoding defensin-like protein CAL1, which translates to MALSRRMAASALLLLVLLVATEMGTTTTKVAEARDCLSQSFKFKGACLSSSNCAAVCRTEKFPDGECHRQHLERKCFCKRPC; encoded by the exons ATGGCGCTCTCTCGTCGCATGGCCGCGTCCGCCCTCCTCCTGCTGGTCCTCCTCGTCGCCACAG AGATGGGGACGACGACGACCAAGGTGGCGGAGGCGCGGGACTGCCTGTCGCAGAGCTTCAAGTTCAAGGGTGCGTGTCTCAGCAGCAGCAACTGCGCCGCCGTCTGCCGCACCGAGAAGTTCCCTGACGGCGAGTGCCACAGGCAGCACTTGGAGCGCAAGTGCTTCTGCAAGAGGCCCTGCTAG